One region of Oryzias latipes chromosome 6, ASM223467v1 genomic DNA includes:
- the LOC105354237 gene encoding kelch-like ECH-associated protein 1, producing MDVLRKYLIIFIGWIMTWLKGLFRQLLGALPALDNSLASTSLTGRGPRQCASVEWKTNEALRTYHLGDANETKVTVQTSTHTFYVDLQRLSESSEYFRAVSQSRMKETTERLIHLEHVPSSVFHNFLEFTFNGNFKVSHEELGPNIQVSCYLLAEAFLSKCLSVLAEELSSSDCLSYLSLAQETCCAELRMTVLTVLSRNLLEVPHVIRFLNHEDKRDVINLRTCGEPHLCNLRKENLTSWSDPETESARCIFSLKGPESRKDWQRVTELPFKADKWCFTTVVLFNYLFLIGGHRQQKKRDWEFTKVSFRYNPLNHSWMFISPMIKHRRHFSAVDCEGCIYAVGGWYLDSLVTPDSSTALYTAVECYDPWQDSWRFVSSLPFTDFRFTVSLSHDVPLATSLKHCIYVLGSIQRTGEKLFLQYNTKQDLWCELLPTLTRADAELSTLYFLGATDKLVVVGGNNSGNLVTSFCVESKKWGQIRRADKVTYAGQGTLINDQLLMPSTEHNTVIQMDLQTLTITPLPPLPVSTCYDASFHLYYRY from the exons ATGGATGTTCTTAGAAAGTATTTGATCATATTTATTGGGTGGATCATGACGTGGTTGAAAGGCCTGTTTAGACAACTTTTGGGTGCTTTACCTGCACTAGACAACAGCCTAGCATCCACAAGTCTCACAGGTAGAGGGCCTCGTCAATGCGCCTCAGTGGAGTGGAAAACCAACGAGGCACTCCGCACATATCACCTGGGAGATGCAAATGAAACAAAGGTTACAGTTCAAACAAGCACACATACTTTCTAT GTGGACCTTCAAAGACTTTCAGAGTCCAGCGAGTACTTTCGAGCCGTGTCCCAGTCTAGAATGAAGGAGACTACAGAGCGACTCATTCACCTGGAGCATGTGCCCTCctctgtttttcacaatttcctTGAATTTACTTTTAATGGCAACTTCAAAGTTTCTCATGAAGAACTAGGACCAAACATCCAG GTAAGCTGCTACCTTCTAGCTGAGGCCTTCCTGTCAAAGTGTCTGTCAGTCCTAGCAGAAGAACTCAGCTCGTCTGACTGCTTGTCGTACCTGAGTCTTGCTCAGGAGACTTGTTGTGCTGAGCTGAGGATGACAGTCCTCACGGTCCTAAGTAGAAACTTGCTGGAGGTGCCACATGTTATCAG ATTTTTGAATCATGAGGACAAGAGAGATGTCATCAACCTGAGGACTTGCGGAGAGCCACATCTGTGCAACCTCCGGAAAGAGAACCTGACTTCTTGGAGCGACCCAGAGACGGAAAGCGCTCGATGCATCTTTAGCCTGAAAGGGCCAGAGAGCAGGAAGGACTGGCAGAGAGTTACAGAGCTTCCTTTTAAGGCTGATAAGTGGTGTTTTACCACAGTGGTGCTTTTTAACTACCTATTTCTAATAGGAGGCCACAGGCAACAGAAAAAGAGAGACTGGGAGTTCACTAAAGTTTCTTTTAGATACAATCCTTTAAATCATTCATGGATGTTCATATCACCCATGATAAAG CACAGAAGACATTTCAGCGCGGTTGACTGTGAAGGCTGTATTTACGCGGTGGGAGGCTGGTACCTGGACTCTCTGGTAACCCCAGACTCAAGCACAGCGCTTTACACAGCTGTAGAGTGCTATGATCCTTGGCAGGACTCCTGGCG GTTTGTTTCTTCATTGCCATTTACGGACTTCCGGTTCACCGTTTCCTTGTCCCACGATGTTCCCCTTGCTACCAGCCTCAAGCATTGCATCTATGTACTGGGCAGCATTCAGAGAACTGGAGAGAAATTGTTCCTTCAGTACAACACCAAGCAAG ATTTATGGTGTGAGCTTCTTCCCACCCTTACCAGAGCAGATGCAGAACTATCCACGCTTTACTTTCTTGGTGCTACTGACAAGTTGGTGGTGGTTGGCGGGAATAACTCTGGCAATTTGGTGAcatctttttgtgtggagtCTAAGAAGTGGGGACAG ATCCGCAGAGCAGACAAAGTGACGTATGCTGGCCAGGGAACACTCATAAACGATCAGCTACTTATGCCGAGTACGGAGCACAACACTGTAATTCAGATGGATCTCCAAACTCTCACCATCACACCTCTTCCACCTCTGCCTGTCTCCACTTGCTATGATGCTTCCTTTCACCTTTACTACCGGTACTGA
- the LOC100049191 gene encoding choriogenin Hminor precursor (The RefSeq protein has 1 substitution, 3 non-frameshifting indels compared to this genomic sequence), translated as MAMTMRLIHFCLLAVTLHNLADGQGDKVGQPPHYPQYPQKPQTPQQPQHPQQPQQPQYPSKPQQPQYPQNPQQPQYPSKPQQPHQPQNPQQPQYPSKPQNPQQPQYPQNPQQPQYPSKPQQPHQPQNPQQPQYPSKPQNPQQPQYPSKPQQPHQPQNPQQPQYPSKPQNPQQPQYPSKPQQPQNPQQPQYPSKPQQPQYPQNPKQPQYPSKHQNDQQPQYPQNPKQPQQPQNPKQPQQPQQPQQPQYPSKSQNPQTPPSTFHSCEVDEYYKIPCGSSNITASECDAINCCYDGHTCYYGKYVTLQCTKDGQFIIVIAKDATLPHIDLESVSFLGSGAECHPAGASSAFAIYQFPVTSCGTIMKDEPGVLVYENRMSSFYEVAIGPRGAITRDSHFELSVQCRYIGTSVEALVTEVDLVPPPGPVAAPGILRVELRLGNGQCQVKGCYEEDVAYTSYYNDADYPVTKVLRDNVYVEVRMLERTDPNLVLTLGRCWATTSSFSNSVPQWDLLINGCPNIDDRYLTTLVPVDPSSGLPFPTHYRRFIFKMFTFVGNGPTSPSDPSKKAPSDAPNLPLKEHVYIHCDVSVCQPTLSNNCEPLCPLRKARDVSGSTRKAYREETVVVSSDEIVFTAASP; from the exons ATGGCCATGACGATGAGGCTCATACACTTCTGTCTTTTGGCAGTCACTCTGCATAATCTGGCAGATGGTCAGGGTGACAAGGTAGGTCAGCCGCCTCATTATCCCCAATATCCTCAGCAGCCTCAACATCCTCAACAGCCTCAGCAGCCTCAGTATCCTTCAAAGCCTCAGCAGCCTCAGTATCCTCAGAATCCTCAGCAGCCTCAGTATCCTTCAAAACCTCAGCAGCCTCATCAGCCTCAGAATCCTCAGCAGCCTCAGTACCCTTCAAAACCTCAGAATCCTCAGCAGCCTCAGTATCCTCAGAATCCTCAACAGCCTCAGTATCCTTCAAAACCTCAGCAGCCTCATCAGCCTCAGAATCCTCAGCAGCCTCAGTACCCTTCAAAACCTCAGAATCCTCAGCAGCCTCAGTATCCTTCAAAGCCTCAGCAGCCTCATCAGCCTCAGAATCCTCAGCAGCCTCAGTATCCTTCAAAACCTCAGAATCCTCAGCAGCCTCAGTATCCTCAGCAGCCTCAGTATCCTTCAAAACCTCAGCAGCCTCAGAATCCTCAGCAGCCTCAGTATCCTTCAAAACCTCAGCAGCCTCAGTATCCTCAGAATCCTAAGCAGCCTCAGTATCCTTCAAAACATCAGAATGATCAACAGCCTCAGTATCCTCAGAATCCCAAGCAGCCTCAGCAGCCTCAGAATCCTCAGCAGCCTCAGTATCCGTCAAAATCTCAAAATCCGCAGACTCCACCATCAACATTTCACTCTTGTGAAGTAGACGAGTACTATAAGATACCATGTGGCTCCTCAAACATCACTGCCTCGGAGTGTGATGCAATAAACTGCTGCTATGATGGACACACTTGCTACTATGGCAAATACG TGACTCTTCAGTGCACCAAGGATGGCCAGTTTATCATAGTTATTGCCAAAGATGCCACACTGCCGCATATTGACTTGGAGTCAGTCAGTTTCCTTGGATCAGGGGCCGAATGCCATCCTGCTGGGGCTTCTTCAGCTTTTGCCATTTATCAATTTCCAGTCACCTCTTGTGGCACTATCATGAGG GATGAGCCTGGTGTCCTTGTCTATGAGAACCGGATGTCCTCCTTTTATGAAGTTGCTATTGGACCTCGTGGAGCCATTACCAGGGACAGTCACTTTGA GCTGTCTGTTCAGTGCAGATATATTGGTACTTCCGTTGAGGCCTTGGTCACTGAGGTGGATTTGGTTCCTCCACCGGGCCCAGTTGCAGCTCCTGGAATCTTGCGTGTGGAACTTCGACTTGGCAATGGACAATGTCAAGTCAAGGGTTGTTATGAGG AGGATGTGGCCTATACCTCATATTATAATGATGCTGACTACCCTGTCACTAAGGTTCTCAGGGACAACGTCTACGTTGAGGTCCGAATGCTGGAGAGGACTGATCCTAACCTTGTCCTAACTCTTGGGAGATGTTGGGCAACAACTAGCTCCTTCAGCAACAGTGTTCCTCAGTGGGATTTGCTAATTAATGG CTGTCCAAACATCGACGATCGGTATCTAACAACGTTAGTTCCAGTGGATCCCTCATCTGGACTTCCGTTCCCAACTCATTACAGACGTTTTATTTTCAAGATGTTCACTTTTGTTGGAAATGGTCCCACTTCTCCATCTGACCCTAGCAAGAAGGCACCCTCAGATGCACCAAACCTACCTTTGAAAGAACAT GTGTACATTCACTGTGATGTTTCTGTGTGTCAGCCTACTCTTTCAAACAACTGTGAGCCTTTGTGCCCTTTAAGAAAGG caagaGATGTCTCTGGATCAACAAGGAAAGCCTATAGAGAAGAGACAGTTGTTGTTAGCAGTGATGAGATTGTCTTCACTGCTGCAAgtccttaa
- the LOC101159912 gene encoding choline/ethanolamine kinase, which yields MRFLWTTYDRLFRLSSIVSGLRLSANSPGDGRPTFSTAVHFARKLTMHSTQNAAHRSNGNSDGAEKTGPEPPAGNTPTLLVGNTGSPAGARRFGNVLDVNDRNIRTPSPLFGANCDDDSEAESFRDGRSDEVDRETKSRAFIWCRDFLSGSWRTIHETDFHISIVSGGLSNQLYLCSLPDHIPCVGEEPRQVLLRIYGAILQGVDSLVLESVMFAILAERTLGPKLYGIFPEGRLEQYLPNTRMLTDQLADPAISAEIAIKMARFHKMVMPFNKEPKWLFGSLNKYMDQVMNINFVREAHLKKYKKLMKLDLPAELENLRKLLAATPSPVVFCHNDVQEGNVLDLKDKDGNSTDRLMLIDFEYSSYNYRGFDFGNHFCEWMYDYTYDEWPFFKATPKNYPSREQQLLFIRSYLGEYENHCDVGVDPTQIEEDMIIEANRYALASHFLWGLWSIIQAKLSKIEFGYMDYAQVRFDAYFKQKKLFS from the exons ATGCGTTTCTTATGGACCACCTATGATCGGCTCTTCCGCCTAAGCAGCATTGTCAGCGGTCTGCGTCTGTCAGCGAACTCACCCGGCGACGGCAGACCGACATTTTCCACTGCGGTTCATTTCGCCCGGAAACTCACGATGCATTCAACGCAAAATGCAGCCCACCGCAGCAACGGAAACTCGGACGGAGCAGAGAAGACTGGGCCGGAGCCCCCTGCTGGGAACACCCCCACGCTCCTTGTGGGGAACACTGGTTCCCCAGCGGGAGCGAGGCGGTTTGGAAACGTGCTCGACGTTAATGACAGAAACATTCGGACTCCCAGCCCTCTGTTCGGAGCCAATTGTGATGACGACTCCGAGGCAGAGTCTTTCCGGGATGGGAGAAGCGATGAGGTCGACCGGGAAACTAAGAGCAGGGCTTTCATTTGGTGCCGGGACTTTTTATCTGGATCGTGGAGGACCATCCACGAGACAGACTTTCACATCAGCATCGTCAG cgGGGGACTGAGTAATCAGTTGTACCTTTGTAGTTTGCCTGATCACATTCCCTGTGTGGGAGAAGAACCTCGCCAGGTGCTCCTCAGAATCTACGGTGCCATCTTGCAG GGTGTGGACTCTTTGGTTTTAGAAAGTGTGATGTTTGCCATCCTGGCAGAAAGAACGTTGGGCCCAAAACTGTATGGCATCTTTCCTGAAGGGCGTTTGGAACAATATCTTCCG AATACCCGTATGCTCACAGATCAGTTGGCAGATCCAGCCATCTCAGCAGAAATTGCCATCAAAATGGCCCGCTTCCATAAAATGGTCATGCCCTTTAACAAAGAGCCCAAGTGGTTGTTTGGGAGCCTCAATAA atACATGGATCAAGTAATGAACATCAATTTTGTGCGTGaagcacatttgaaaaaatataagaaGCTGATGAAGTTGGACCTGCCTGCAGAGCTGGAGAACCTCCG TAAACTGCTGGCAGCAACTCCGTCACCAGTGGTGTTTTGCCATAATGATGTCCAAGAAG GAAACGTCCTTGACCTAAAGGACAAAGACGGCAACTCAACCGACAGACTCATGCTGATAGACTTTGAATACAGCAGTTACAACTACAG GGGTTTCGACTTTGGAAACCATTTCTGCGAGTGGATGTATGACTACACATACGACGAGTGGCCCTTTTTCAAAGCGACGCCAAAGAACTATCCATCAAGAGAGCAGCAG CTTCTTTTTATCAGAAGTTATCTGGGCGAATATGAGAACCACTGTGACGTTGGCGTGGACCCAACACAGATTGAAGAAGACATGATCATCGAAGCAAACAG GTATGCATTAGCATCACACTTCCTGTGGGGGCTGTGGTCTATCATTCAGGCGAAGTTATCCAAAATTGAGTTTGGATATATG GATTACGCCCAGGTCCGCTTCGATGCCTACTTCAagcaaaaaaagcttttctcctGA
- the 1-sf gene encoding L-SF precursor (The RefSeq protein has 1 substitution compared to this genomic sequence) has product MMKFTAVCLVVLALLDGFCDAQHNYGKPSYPPTGSKTPQDPTQQKQLHEKELTWKYPADPQPEAKPVVPFEQRYPVPAATVAVECREDLAHVEAKKDLFGIGQFIDPADLTLGTCPPSAEDPAAQVLIFESPLQNCGSVLTMTEDSLVYTFTLNYNPKPLGSAPVVRTSQAVVIVECHYPRKHNVSSLALDPLWVPFSAAKMAEEFLYFTLKLTTDDFQFERPSYQYFLGDLIHIEATVKQYFHVPLRVYVDRCVATLSPDANSSPSYAFIDNYGCLLDGRITGSDSKFVSRPAENKLDFQLEAFRFQGADSGMIYITCHLKATSAAYPLDAEHRACSYIQGWKEVSGADPICASCESGGFEVHANAVVSHGTSTLSGGGHGTGKPSDPSRKTREAAKTEVLEWEGDVTLGPIPIEERRV; this is encoded by the exons ATGATGAAGTTCACTGCGGTTTGCCTTGTGGTGCTGGCCCTGCTTGACGGCTTTTGTGATGCTCAGCATAACTATGGTAAACCTTCATACCCTCCAACAGGGAGTAAAACGCCTCAAGATCCCACCCAGCAAAAGCAGTTGCATGAAAAAGAGCTCACCTGGAAATACCCTGCTGACCCTCAGCCTGAAGCCAAACCTGTAGTGCCATTTGAGCAGAGATATCCTGTTCCAGCTGCAACTGTTGCTGTTGAATGCAGAGAAGATTTAGCTCATGTGGAAGCCAAAAAGGATTTGTTTGGGATCGGCCAGTTCATTGACCCAGCTGACCTCACTCTGGGAACGTGTCCTCCTTCAGCTGAGGATCCTGCGGCTCAAGTGCTCATTTTTGAATCTCCACTGCAGAACTGTGGGAGCGTGTTAACA ATGACAGAGGACTCCCTGGTCTACACCTTCACTCTGAATTATAACCCCAAACCCCTGGGCAGTGCCCCTGTGGTGAGGACGAGCCAAGCTGTTGTTATCGTGGAATGTCACTACCCAAG AAAGCACAATGTGAGCAGTCTGGCTCTCGATCCTCTCTGGGTTCCATTCTCTGCAGCAAAGATGGCAGAAGAATTCTTGTATTTCACTTTGAAACTCACGACAG ACGACTTCCAATTTGAGAGGCCAAGCTACCAGTATTTCCTTGGAGACTTGATCCACATAGAGGCTACCGTCAAGCAGTACTTCCACGTGCCTCTGCGTGTTTACGTGGACAGATGTGTTGCTACTCTTTCACCTGATGCAAACTCAAGCCCCAGTTATGCCTTCATTGACAACTATGG ATGTCTGCTTGACGGCAGAATCACAGGCTCTGACTCAAAGTTCGTGTCTCGACCAGCTGAAAACAAGCTTGACTTCCAGCTGGAAGCCTTCAGGTTCCAGGGTGCTGACAGTGGAATG atctaCATCACCTGCCACTTGAAGGCAACATCTGCTGCTTATCCCCTTGACGCCGAACATAGAGCTTGTTCTTACATCCAAGG GTGGAAGGAGGTCAGTGGAGCAGACCCAATTTGTGCCTCTTGTGAGTCTGGTGGATTTGAGGTTCATACCAATGCAGTAGTTTCACATGGCACTTCAACACTTAGTGGAGGCGGTCATGGAACTGGAAAACCTTCAGATCCTTCAAGGAAAACACGTGAAGCGGCCAAAACTGAAG TTCTGGAATGGGAAGGCGATGTCACTCTGGGTCCTATCCCCATTGAAGAAAGGAGGGTCTAA